A window from Pseudomonas sp. Tri1 encodes these proteins:
- a CDS encoding c-type cytochrome: MKTKPLWVGAVVLALVGGIGAALLMWRPAIAPANAPSPLNSSQVQRGARVAEAGDCAVCHTRPGGQYLAGGLALVTPFGTLYSTNITPDIETGIGQWSLPAFQRAMREGVSRDGHLLYPAFPYAYYRRMTDEDIADVYAYLMSGPAVHAPAAQNRMNFPMNIRPLVSFWNLLFLHQQPLTPVAQQSATWNRGRYLVEGPGHCGGCHSPLNPLGAEKSDQHLAGGHVDGWEAPSLLGMASRTFPWSSEQLARYLRAEVVEGHGTAAGPMRPVSLSLANMPASDADAIAEYLMSLKATAPNPVTPSIKPPSEVIGQTPGPLLFQSACAGCHGPAAPMREIDGRPALDRTSALHAASARNFLKTVLEGVPATPGRPGPSMPPFAASLDNRQLAALAGFLREQAKPGQPWADLSSTIDELRQEAQ, encoded by the coding sequence ATGAAAACCAAGCCGCTGTGGGTGGGCGCTGTCGTACTCGCCTTGGTGGGTGGAATAGGTGCCGCGTTGTTGATGTGGCGCCCGGCGATCGCTCCCGCCAACGCGCCATCACCATTGAATTCCAGCCAAGTGCAACGCGGGGCGCGGGTAGCCGAAGCCGGTGACTGCGCGGTCTGCCATACCCGTCCCGGCGGTCAATACCTGGCCGGAGGGTTGGCGCTGGTCACACCGTTCGGCACGCTCTATAGCACCAACATCACGCCGGATATCGAGACCGGGATTGGCCAGTGGTCATTGCCAGCGTTCCAGCGAGCGATGCGCGAGGGCGTTTCCCGGGATGGGCATTTGCTGTATCCCGCTTTCCCTTACGCGTACTACCGGCGCATGACCGACGAGGACATCGCGGACGTCTACGCCTACTTGATGAGTGGCCCCGCTGTACACGCACCAGCGGCGCAAAACCGGATGAATTTCCCGATGAACATCCGGCCATTGGTGTCGTTCTGGAACCTGCTGTTTCTGCATCAGCAACCCTTGACTCCCGTGGCCCAACAATCTGCAACCTGGAATCGTGGACGTTACCTGGTCGAAGGCCCAGGCCATTGTGGTGGCTGCCATTCGCCGCTCAATCCGTTGGGCGCGGAAAAATCCGACCAGCATCTTGCTGGAGGGCATGTAGATGGATGGGAGGCCCCTTCCCTGCTGGGTATGGCCAGCCGGACATTCCCCTGGAGCAGCGAGCAACTGGCGCGCTACCTGCGGGCGGAGGTGGTCGAGGGCCATGGCACTGCCGCGGGACCGATGCGGCCGGTCAGCCTCAGCCTGGCCAACATGCCGGCCAGCGATGCCGACGCGATCGCCGAGTATCTCATGAGCCTCAAGGCCACCGCGCCCAACCCGGTCACGCCCTCGATCAAACCTCCCAGCGAGGTGATCGGGCAAACGCCTGGCCCTCTACTGTTCCAGAGCGCCTGTGCAGGCTGCCATGGCCCGGCCGCGCCCATGCGCGAGATCGATGGGCGCCCTGCACTGGACCGTACATCGGCGCTGCATGCGGCGAGCGCGCGCAACTTTCTCAAGACAGTGCTTGAAGGTGTGCCCGCCACCCCGGGGCGCCCCGGACCGAGCATGCCACCTTTCGCTGCCAGCCTCGACAACCGCCAGCTCGCCGCCCTGGCCGGGTTCCTGCGCGAGCAGGCCAAGCCTGGCCAGCCGTGGGCGGATCTTTCTTCCACTATTGATGAGTTACGTCAGGAGGCGCAATGA
- a CDS encoding (2Fe-2S)-binding protein: MTQVTLNVNGSLHSLELEPDMPLLYALRNHLGLNGAKYGCGLGQCGACTVLVDDQPVFSCLTPCTGLENKHIRTVESLGTADRPGPLQQAFIETQAAQCGYCIAGMLMRAQALLERNPHPDEQTLREHMATNLCRCGTHLRIIDAISRVARPDRSAT, encoded by the coding sequence ATGACCCAAGTGACCCTCAACGTCAACGGCTCGCTCCATTCGCTGGAGCTGGAGCCGGATATGCCGCTGCTGTACGCGTTGCGCAATCACCTGGGGCTCAACGGCGCCAAATACGGGTGCGGCCTGGGCCAGTGCGGAGCCTGCACCGTGCTGGTCGATGACCAGCCCGTGTTCTCCTGCCTGACGCCCTGCACGGGCCTGGAAAACAAGCACATCCGTACGGTCGAAAGCCTGGGCACGGCGGATCGTCCTGGCCCGTTGCAACAGGCCTTTATCGAAACCCAGGCCGCACAGTGCGGTTACTGCATCGCCGGCATGCTGATGCGCGCCCAGGCGTTGCTCGAGCGCAATCCCCATCCGGACGAACAGACCCTACGCGAGCACATGGCAACCAACTTGTGCCGTTGCGGAACCCATTTGCGCATCATCGACGCCATCAGCCGCGTTGCCAGGCCAGACAGGAGTGCCACATGA